In one Pseudomonas sp. R84 genomic region, the following are encoded:
- a CDS encoding class I SAM-dependent methyltransferase, with protein sequence MKQTPTDLEQITATTLGHYNSVAEDFREGTRDHDVSQNIDALLRHIQGVAPFTVLDFGCGPGRDLQTFTRMGHIAVGLDGSQEFARMAREDSGCEVLQQDFLKLDLPAERFDGIFANAVLFHVPLQELPRVLKQLHGALKPGGVLFSSNPRGDNREGWNGPRYGSYHDLEAWRGLLARAGFVELEHYFRPAGLPREQQPWLASVWRKG encoded by the coding sequence ATGAAGCAGACCCCCACCGATCTCGAACAGATCACCGCCACCACCCTCGGCCACTACAACTCGGTGGCCGAAGACTTCCGTGAAGGCACCCGCGACCACGATGTCAGCCAGAACATCGATGCGTTGCTGCGGCATATTCAAGGTGTGGCGCCGTTCACGGTTCTGGATTTCGGCTGCGGGCCGGGGCGGGACTTGCAGACGTTTACGCGTATGGGTCACATCGCCGTCGGGCTGGACGGTTCCCAAGAGTTCGCGCGAATGGCCCGTGAGGACAGTGGTTGCGAGGTGCTGCAACAGGACTTTCTGAAGCTCGATCTGCCGGCTGAACGCTTCGACGGGATCTTTGCCAATGCGGTGCTGTTTCATGTGCCGTTGCAGGAATTGCCACGGGTATTGAAGCAATTGCACGGTGCGTTGAAACCAGGTGGCGTGTTGTTCAGCTCCAATCCACGTGGGGATAATCGTGAGGGCTGGAACGGGCCGCGGTATGGTTCGTATCACGATCTTGAGGCTTGGCGCGGGCTGCTTGCCCGCGCCGGATTCGTCGAACTGGAACACTACTTCCGTCCCGCCGGCCTGCCGCGCGAGCAGCAGCCGTGGTTGGCCAGCGTCTGGCGCAAAGGCTGA
- a CDS encoding methionine ABC transporter permease: MWFDRLLQGFIDTFLMVGVSSLIALLVGIPMAVILVTSDKGGIYEAPVLNRALGAFVNLFRSVPFLILMVALIPFTRLIVGTTYGVWAAVVPLTIAATPFFARIAEVSLREVDHGLIEAAQAMGCRRWHIVWHVLLPEALPGIVGGFTITLVTMINSSAMAGAIGAGGLGDIAYRYGYQRFDSQIMLTVIVLLVALVAVIQLGGDRLARGLNKR, encoded by the coding sequence ATGTGGTTTGATCGCTTGTTGCAGGGTTTTATCGACACGTTCCTGATGGTCGGCGTGTCCTCGCTGATCGCGTTGCTGGTGGGGATTCCCATGGCGGTGATTCTGGTCACCAGCGACAAGGGCGGGATCTATGAAGCGCCGGTACTCAACCGTGCTCTGGGCGCGTTCGTTAACCTGTTCCGCTCGGTCCCGTTTCTGATTCTGATGGTCGCGCTGATTCCGTTTACCCGGTTGATTGTCGGCACCACCTACGGCGTGTGGGCCGCCGTTGTGCCACTGACGATTGCGGCAACTCCGTTCTTTGCGCGGATTGCCGAAGTGAGTCTGCGCGAGGTTGATCATGGCTTGATCGAAGCCGCGCAGGCAATGGGTTGCCGGCGTTGGCACATTGTCTGGCATGTGCTGTTGCCGGAGGCGCTGCCGGGGATTGTCGGCGGGTTCACTATCACATTGGTGACGATGATCAACTCTTCCGCGATGGCCGGGGCGATTGGCGCTGGCGGGTTGGGGGATATCGCCTATCGCTACGGCTATCAGCGCTTTGACAGTCAGATCATGTTGACGGTGATCGTGTTGCTGGTGGCGTTGGTGGCGGTGATTCAGTTGGGTGGGGATCGCTTGGCGCGGGGGTTGAACAAGCGCTGA
- a CDS encoding ATP-binding cassette domain-containing protein — translation MTAAIQRRLEIPEPHNAEKTELHPELNRAHVRFIGLGKTYNGRQGPVAALQGIDLAIQRGEVFGIIGRSGAGKSSLIRTINRLEQPTSGRVLIDQVDIGEFDEDRLVALRRRIGMIFQHFNLMSAKTVWQNVELPLKVAGVPKEQREKKVRELLELVGLQEKHKAYPAQLSGGQKQRVGIARALVHDPDILLCDEATSALDPETTQSILGLLREINQRLGLTIVLITHEMAVIREICDRVVVLEHGQVVEQGPVWEVFGNPQHEVSQTLLAPLQHALPEELQSRLHAQPPSSDAAVVLRLQFTGSASDEPDLAALFASLGGRVKLLQGGVERIQGHALGQLLLAVSGSALSAEQLRERAAPWAQRVEVVGYVV, via the coding sequence ATGACGGCCGCGATCCAACGGCGACTGGAGATTCCAGAGCCACACAATGCTGAAAAAACCGAGCTGCACCCCGAGTTGAATCGCGCCCACGTACGTTTCATCGGCTTGGGTAAAACCTACAACGGCCGTCAAGGCCCGGTCGCGGCGCTGCAAGGCATCGATCTGGCGATTCAGCGCGGCGAAGTGTTCGGCATCATCGGCCGCAGCGGCGCTGGCAAGTCATCGCTGATCCGTACGATCAATCGTCTGGAACAACCGACCTCGGGGCGAGTGCTGATCGATCAGGTCGACATCGGCGAGTTCGATGAAGACCGTCTGGTAGCGCTACGCAGGCGCATCGGCATGATCTTCCAGCACTTCAATCTGATGTCGGCCAAGACCGTTTGGCAGAACGTCGAACTGCCACTGAAAGTCGCGGGTGTGCCGAAAGAACAACGCGAGAAAAAGGTGCGCGAACTGCTCGAACTGGTTGGCCTGCAAGAAAAGCACAAGGCTTATCCGGCGCAGCTTTCCGGCGGGCAGAAACAGCGTGTCGGCATCGCCCGCGCGTTGGTGCATGACCCGGATATCTTGCTCTGCGACGAAGCCACTTCGGCGCTCGATCCAGAGACCACCCAGTCGATCCTCGGCCTGCTGCGCGAGATCAACCAACGCCTGGGCCTGACCATCGTTCTGATTACTCATGAGATGGCAGTGATCCGCGAAATCTGCGACCGCGTTGTCGTGCTTGAACACGGACAGGTTGTCGAACAAGGCCCGGTCTGGGAAGTGTTCGGCAATCCGCAGCACGAGGTCAGCCAAACCTTGCTTGCACCGCTGCAACACGCGTTGCCGGAGGAATTGCAGAGCCGCTTGCACGCGCAGCCGCCATCCTCCGACGCCGCTGTGGTGCTGCGCTTGCAGTTCACCGGCAGCGCCAGTGATGAGCCGGATCTGGCGGCACTGTTCGCGTCACTAGGTGGCCGGGTTAAGTTGCTGCAGGGCGGCGTAGAACGGATTCAGGGTCATGCATTGGGGCAACTGTTATTGGCCGTCAGCGGCTCAGCGCTCAGCGCCGAACAATTGCGCGAGCGCGCCGCACCGTGGGCGCAGCGAGTGGAGGTAGTGGGTTATGTGGTTTGA
- a CDS encoding MetQ/NlpA family ABC transporter substrate-binding protein, translating to MTKKRLSHPVKALALALGLFSSAVFAADAPLKIGTTAAFAIPLEAAVEEASKQGLKVELVEFTDWIAPNVSLAAGDIDVNYFQHIPFLENAKAASGFDLVPFAPGIINNVGLYSKKYKSFDQLPEGASVAIANDPINSGRGLQLLAKAGLITLKPGVGYKATEDDIVANPKKIKILQVEAVQLVRAYDDADLVQGYPAYIRLAKTFDAGSALLFDGLDHKEYVIQFVIQPKSKTDPRLIKFVDIYQHSPVVRAALDKAHGKLYQAGWES from the coding sequence ATGACCAAAAAACGCCTGTCCCACCCAGTCAAAGCACTGGCCCTGGCCCTCGGCCTGTTCAGCTCGGCCGTTTTCGCCGCCGACGCCCCCCTGAAAATCGGCACCACCGCCGCCTTCGCCATCCCGCTGGAAGCCGCCGTCGAAGAGGCCTCCAAACAGGGTCTGAAAGTCGAACTGGTGGAATTCACTGACTGGATCGCACCGAACGTCAGCCTCGCCGCCGGCGACATCGACGTGAACTACTTCCAGCACATCCCGTTCCTGGAGAACGCCAAAGCCGCGTCGGGTTTTGATCTGGTGCCATTCGCCCCGGGGATCATCAACAACGTCGGCCTCTACTCGAAAAAATACAAAAGCTTCGATCAGCTGCCAGAAGGCGCCAGCGTCGCCATCGCCAATGATCCGATCAACAGCGGTCGCGGTCTGCAACTGCTGGCCAAGGCCGGTTTGATCACGCTGAAACCGGGCGTCGGCTACAAGGCTACAGAAGACGATATCGTCGCAAATCCGAAGAAAATCAAAATCCTCCAGGTCGAAGCAGTGCAACTGGTGCGCGCCTACGACGACGCTGATCTGGTCCAGGGTTACCCGGCCTACATTCGTCTGGCGAAGACCTTCGATGCCGGTTCGGCACTGCTGTTCGACGGTCTCGACCACAAGGAATACGTGATTCAGTTCGTCATCCAGCCGAAGAGCAAAACCGATCCGCGCCTGATCAAATTCGTCGACATTTACCAGCATTCGCCGGTCGTTCGTGCGGCGCTGGATAAAGCCCACGGCAAGCTGTATCAAGCCGGTTGGGAAAGCTGA
- a CDS encoding LLM class flavin-dependent oxidoreductase: MSAAKKKILLNAFNMNCIGHINHGLWTHPRDTSTRYNTLEYWTELAQLLERGLFDGLFIADIVGVYDVYQNSVDVPLKESIQLPVNDPLLLVSAMAAVTKNLGFGLTANLTYEPPYLFARRMSTLDHLSRGRVGWNIVTGYLDSAAKAMGLSEQVEHDRRYDQADEYLEVLYKLWEGSWENGAVLNDREQRIYANPEKVHKVEHKGEFYQVECYHLCEPSPQRTPVLFQAGSSDRGLLFAGRHAECVFISGQNKPSTRVQVDKVRASAVEAGRNPEDIKVFMGLNVIVGATEEAAWAKHAEYLSYASAEAGVAHFSASTGIDFSLYEIDEPIQYVKSNAIQSATKNLQNNDWTRRKLLEQHALGGRYITVVGSPEQVADELESWIAETGLDGFNLTRIVTPESYVDFIELVIPELQRRGSYKTAYDSGSLREKLFQGEAQLPEQHTGSAFRR, encoded by the coding sequence ATGAGCGCGGCGAAAAAGAAGATCCTGCTCAATGCGTTCAACATGAACTGCATCGGCCACATCAACCACGGCTTGTGGACGCATCCGCGCGACACCTCAACGCGCTACAACACCCTCGAATACTGGACCGAACTGGCGCAATTGCTTGAGCGCGGGCTGTTCGACGGCTTGTTCATTGCCGACATCGTCGGTGTGTATGACGTCTATCAGAACTCGGTCGACGTCCCGCTGAAAGAGTCGATCCAGTTGCCGGTCAACGACCCGTTGTTGCTGGTTTCAGCCATGGCTGCCGTGACCAAAAATCTGGGGTTCGGCCTGACCGCCAACCTCACCTACGAACCGCCGTATCTGTTCGCCCGGCGCATGTCCACGCTCGATCATCTGAGCCGTGGTCGCGTGGGCTGGAACATCGTCACCGGTTATCTCGATAGCGCCGCCAAAGCCATGGGCCTCAGCGAACAGGTGGAACATGACCGCCGCTATGACCAGGCCGACGAGTACCTGGAAGTGCTCTACAAACTTTGGGAAGGCAGTTGGGAAAACGGCGCCGTACTCAACGACCGCGAGCAGCGGATCTACGCTAACCCGGAAAAAGTGCACAAGGTCGAGCACAAGGGCGAGTTTTATCAGGTCGAGTGTTATCACCTTTGTGAACCTTCGCCACAACGCACGCCGGTGCTGTTTCAGGCCGGCAGTTCCGATCGCGGCTTGCTCTTCGCCGGGCGTCACGCCGAGTGTGTATTCATCAGCGGCCAGAATAAACCGTCGACCAGAGTTCAGGTCGACAAGGTGCGCGCCAGTGCCGTCGAAGCGGGACGCAACCCCGAGGACATCAAGGTGTTCATGGGCCTCAACGTCATAGTCGGCGCGACCGAAGAGGCCGCATGGGCCAAGCACGCCGAATACCTGAGCTACGCCAGCGCCGAGGCCGGCGTGGCGCATTTTTCCGCCTCCACCGGCATCGACTTTTCCCTGTACGAAATCGACGAACCGATCCAGTACGTGAAGAGCAACGCCATTCAGTCGGCTACCAAGAACCTGCAGAACAACGACTGGACCCGGCGCAAGCTGCTTGAACAGCACGCCCTCGGTGGACGTTACATCACCGTGGTCGGTTCGCCTGAACAAGTAGCGGATGAGCTGGAGTCATGGATCGCCGAGACCGGCCTTGATGGCTTCAACCTGACGCGGATTGTTACGCCGGAGAGCTATGTCGATTTTATTGAGCTGGTGATTCCGGAGCTGCAGCGGCGCGGGTCGTACAAGACTGCGTACGACAGTGGCAGCTTGCGCGAGAAGCTGTTTCAAGGTGAAGCGCAGCTACCTGAGCAACATACGGGTTCCGCATTTCGCCGCTAA
- a CDS encoding SfnB family sulfur acquisition oxidoreductase translates to MTLSHHVAVITSDEQALIVASDLAEDFKRDSALRDRERRLPLPELEVFSRSGLWGISVPKEYGGAGVSNVTLAKVIALIAQADGSLGQIPQNHFYALEVLRVNGSHAQKQRLYGEVLAGQRFGNALAELGTKTAHDRVTSLKRDGDGYRINGRKFYATGAIYAQRIPTSVVDENGVQQLAFVPRDSKGLTVIDDWSGFGQRTTGSGSVVFEDVYVAAEDVLPFQSAFERPTTVGPLAQILHAAIDTGIARAAYEDALHFVRSKTRPWIDSGNDKATEDPLTLKSFGHLSIRLHATEALLERAGEFLDAAQAETNAETVAAASIAVAEARAISTEISLTAGSTLFELAGSQATLIEHGLDRHWRNARVHTLHDPVRWKYHAVGNYYLNDENPPLRGTI, encoded by the coding sequence ATGACGCTTTCCCATCACGTCGCGGTCATCACCAGCGATGAGCAAGCCCTGATCGTCGCCAGCGACCTGGCCGAAGACTTCAAACGCGACAGCGCCCTGCGCGACCGTGAGCGACGCTTGCCACTGCCGGAGCTCGAGGTATTTTCCCGCTCCGGTCTGTGGGGCATCAGCGTGCCCAAGGAGTACGGCGGCGCTGGCGTTTCCAACGTGACGTTGGCCAAAGTCATTGCCCTGATCGCCCAGGCCGACGGCTCGCTCGGACAGATTCCGCAGAACCATTTTTATGCATTGGAAGTGCTGCGCGTAAACGGCAGCCATGCGCAAAAACAACGGCTGTATGGTGAAGTGCTCGCCGGCCAGCGCTTCGGTAATGCCCTGGCTGAACTGGGCACAAAAACCGCTCACGACCGCGTCACCAGTCTCAAACGCGACGGTGACGGCTATCGCATCAACGGTCGCAAGTTTTATGCGACCGGCGCGATTTACGCGCAGCGCATTCCGACCTCAGTAGTTGATGAAAACGGCGTGCAGCAACTGGCCTTCGTCCCCCGCGACAGCAAAGGCCTGACCGTGATCGACGACTGGAGCGGCTTCGGTCAACGCACCACCGGCAGCGGTTCGGTGGTGTTCGAAGACGTGTACGTCGCGGCTGAAGACGTGCTGCCGTTTCAAAGCGCCTTTGAACGTCCAACCACCGTCGGCCCGCTGGCGCAGATCCTTCACGCCGCCATCGACACCGGCATCGCCCGCGCCGCTTACGAAGACGCCCTGCACTTCGTACGCAGCAAGACGCGCCCGTGGATCGATTCCGGCAACGACAAAGCCACCGAAGACCCGCTGACGTTGAAGAGCTTCGGCCACTTGAGCATTCGCTTACACGCCACCGAAGCCTTGCTCGAACGTGCCGGCGAATTCCTCGACGCCGCACAAGCCGAGACCAATGCAGAAACTGTCGCCGCCGCATCGATTGCCGTCGCCGAAGCCCGCGCGATCAGCACTGAAATTTCCCTCACCGCTGGCAGCACATTGTTCGAACTGGCCGGCAGCCAGGCCACGCTGATCGAGCACGGCCTCGACCGTCATTGGCGCAACGCCCGCGTGCACACCTTGCACGACCCGGTGCGCTGGAAATATCACGCGGTGGGCAACTACTACCTCAATGACGAAAACCCTCCGTTGCGAGGGACGATCTGA
- a CDS encoding SfnB family sulfur acquisition oxidoreductase, whose product MSSLADANVQSDLDIAPLLLPAQVLRNDAQAIKAAHELALVARVQAAKRDRQRKLPWSEIEQFTRSGLGSIAIPREYGGPQVSFVTLAEVFAIISAADPALGQIPQNQFGIINLVLGSATEAQKKQLFQSVLEGWRIGNAGPERGTKNTLELKARITADGDDYVINGQKFYSTGALFAHWVAVKALNDDGKQVLAFVRRGTPGLRIVDDWSGFGQRTTASGTILLNNVRVESSLVVDNWKINETPNTQGAVSQLIQAAIDAGIARGAIDDAIEFVKTRARPWIDAKVDRASDDLYVIADIGKLKIELHAAEALLRKAGQVLDQVHAAPLTAESAARASIAVAEAKVLTTEISLLASEKLFELAGSRATLAEFNLDRHWRNARVHTLHDPVRWKYHAVGAYRLNGTLPARHSWI is encoded by the coding sequence ATGTCCAGTCTGGCAGACGCAAACGTCCAGTCGGATCTGGACATCGCCCCGTTGTTGTTGCCCGCGCAGGTTTTGCGCAACGACGCACAAGCCATCAAGGCCGCCCATGAGCTGGCGCTAGTCGCCCGCGTGCAGGCCGCCAAACGCGATCGTCAGCGCAAGCTGCCATGGTCGGAAATCGAACAGTTCACCCGCAGTGGTTTAGGCAGCATCGCCATCCCGCGCGAATACGGTGGCCCGCAGGTTTCATTCGTCACCCTGGCCGAGGTGTTCGCGATCATTTCCGCCGCTGATCCGGCGCTGGGACAGATTCCACAAAACCAGTTCGGCATCATCAATCTGGTGCTCGGCAGCGCCACCGAAGCGCAAAAAAAACAGCTGTTCCAGAGCGTTCTGGAAGGCTGGCGGATCGGCAATGCCGGCCCGGAACGCGGCACAAAAAACACCCTGGAATTGAAAGCGCGGATCACAGCCGACGGCGACGATTACGTGATCAATGGCCAGAAGTTTTACTCCACCGGCGCGCTGTTTGCGCACTGGGTTGCGGTCAAAGCGCTCAACGATGACGGCAAGCAAGTGCTGGCCTTCGTCCGCCGCGGCACGCCGGGGCTGCGCATCGTTGACGACTGGTCAGGGTTCGGTCAGCGCACCACCGCCAGCGGTACGATTCTGCTGAACAACGTGCGCGTAGAGTCGAGCCTGGTGGTCGACAACTGGAAGATCAACGAAACCCCGAACACCCAAGGCGCGGTATCGCAACTGATTCAAGCCGCGATCGACGCCGGCATCGCCCGTGGCGCCATTGATGACGCCATTGAGTTCGTCAAAACCCGCGCACGGCCGTGGATCGACGCCAAGGTTGATCGCGCCAGCGATGACCTCTATGTGATCGCCGACATCGGCAAACTGAAAATCGAACTGCACGCCGCCGAAGCGCTGCTGCGCAAGGCCGGGCAAGTTCTCGATCAAGTGCACGCTGCACCGCTCACTGCCGAATCCGCCGCCCGCGCTTCGATCGCCGTGGCCGAAGCGAAAGTACTGACCACCGAAATTTCTTTGCTCGCCAGCGAAAAGCTGTTCGAACTGGCCGGTAGCCGCGCGACCCTCGCCGAATTCAATCTCGACCGGCACTGGCGCAACGCCCGCGTGCACACGTTGCATGACCCGGTGCGCTGGAAATATCACGCGGTCGGCGCCTATCGCCTCAACGGCACTTTACCGGCTCGCCATTCCTGGATCTGA